Genomic window (Chelmon rostratus isolate fCheRos1 chromosome 15, fCheRos1.pri, whole genome shotgun sequence):
CCTCCCTCTTCAACCGGCTTTAACGTACATGGTGCTTTTTGACTcattttccttgtgtttctgtctgtgtgtctgtctttgtgtcctcttcTCCTTTACTGCTTCTCTTGTTGTAACCTTTGTCCCTTTCTCAacaccaccccacccccaccccccttctcTGTGTTTAGCTAATGAAGCGTCATGGCCTAGCATCAGTAAGAGTGTGTCAGATTGGAAGACCAACAGTCCAGAACAGGTACTGTACTGTTTCTACACTGGACACTGGGAGACAATAGATAAAGTTATCATTACAGTAGTTATTCTCATACATTCTGTAATAGATTATTTCTACCAAAAGACAGATTGTATTTATAAATATTCTTCATCTTGCTAAGGGCCTCCCTGGGCTTATTTTAGGGAACCCTTGTTCCCTCTTTGAAGACCAGTGCAGTAAATGCCTGTGTGAACTTTTCAACTCAAATATCTCAGGAGAAAAATCTCGTCTTGAACAGTCTTGCAGGCTTTAGAAAACCCTATTTcaagttctctctctctcttcattccACTGCCTCTGCCTCCAACCACAGCATCCCTCTGGTTATGGTACCTACCCCAGTGCCACCCACCAGGCGGCAGGGCATCACTGTGCCACCAGCTCCCTGCCCCGCTCTGCCCCTGGTACACTGGGCTGGCCCCGATCCAGTGccacctcatcctcctcttcgtcatcttcctcttcacaacaaatacagcaacGTATCTCTGTCCCTCCAAATTCGAGCCAAGGTAATTTAAAGACTAACGCAACACCCAGCTGAAAAGCTACGTTTTGCTGCCCTCTGTGGTCGGAGGTTTCAAGCCTGTGACATTACACACTGTTACTGACGGGTGTGGTTGGGTGTGGTTAGACGATTTTAAGGTAACTGTATGATGACTCTGCAAATAATTTCTTTCTGTCATGCAGATGTAGGTGTAGCCTTTGGAAATAAAGTGTTAATTGGATATTTCCCCTGCCCTGTCTCTACTGTTAggctctgcctccacctcccaACCATCTCCCTTGTCCCCACAAACAGAACGAACAGACCCCCCACCAGCGGTGGCAGTTCGTCCCTACGTCCCGGACCACCCCTCCAGGCCCCAGTCCCCCAGGAAGGGTCCCGCCACAATGAACAGCAGCTCCATCTACAGCATGTACCTCCAGCACCCTCAGGCCAAAAACTATGGATCTCTCAGCAACAGGACGACTGTCAAAGCAGGTAATTaaacagcacattaaaacaGACTTCAACAGATAGACAGACtataatgtttaatgttgttaCAATGTCCACAATGAAAAATCCCTCTAAGCGCTATCTGTCCCATTTCTCCCCTCTCCATAGTCTACGGCAAACCCAtcctccccacctcctccacctctccgtCCCCTGTCCCTTTTCTCCAGGGAGGAGGAgtaagagcaggaggagaggatgttACAGataaagaaggagggaaaggaggaggaggcgagagCAGTGACGGGCAAATCCTGCCTCCACCCAGCGTGGACAACATCCCTCGTCCCCTCAGTCCCACGAAGCTCACCCCAGTCGGTAGGTACCAGAGACTCAGTCAAACTCAGTGCGCTGTCATGAGTGTACTCATTTGTGTTCCACGTTTCCTGCGGCAATTGAATGAAGTaattatttacaatattttaaTAAGCaaataacagaagaagaaacatgtaGATGTAAACATTACAGAATCCTGCTCTGCCCTCCACAGCCCACTCCCAGCTACGTTACCAGAGTGACGCTGACCTGGAGGTTCTCCGCCGACGCCTCAGCAATGCTCCACGACCCCTGAAGAAACGGAGCTCAATCACTGAGCCTGAGGGCCCACAGGGGCCTAACATCCAGAAACTACTGTACCAGAGGTCTGCGCCACTGTAAACTGTACCACCCCgtaaaacaaattatttttataaAACTGAATAAGTAACAGAAACTAAACAGTGATTAATTAAGATTGCAGCAGCTTGATTAAAACTGATTTCTGTTGTGGTGTGCAGGTTCAACACGTTGGCAGGAGGCATGGAAGGAGGCTCAGGTAAGACACAGTGATATGAAGATCGGACCTCACCTCAGGACATTTTAGGAAGCATCCGTTGGTATTTATAGTATTTCCTATTGAAGTTAAGGGCTTGACAATGCTAATATCGGCTGTTTCACTCTTAATTCCAGGCAATACTTTCTACCAGCCTGAGTGCATTTTGGGTGACATGGacaacattcattcatcaaaTGGGAATGTAGAACCTGGTGACAAGCACATCAGTATGGCAACTGTGGAGGGTGAAGTTCAGAACTTGAACTCAGGCTCCCGCCGCTTGTCCCCTCCTTCAGTTGCCATAGAAACTTCCAAGGAGACGACCGCAAAAGCAGAAACTACCAATAGCGTTTCTCCATCAGCCCAGCCCAGCCCATCCCCTACACCTGATAGGCCAGAGGACCAGAACAATAACAACCAGAGAGGATCTAGTcccacaaatacacataaatcTGTAGGCCATGCCTCCccttctccatcacctcctgCCCCACCTTCACTGCCTAAGGTAGGTAATCGATTATAATTACACTTGATATGGGGTGTGCACATTAAAACTACCTTAGCTTATGTTTGCTAAAATTCCCACTAATAATACTTATGCCCTATAACTTTGTTACACATCGCATCTCATTTTCTAAGCACGTATTCCACTTTCTCGTGTCTCCCTTTGAAATATGGTACTGCAAACCAAATCATTGCCTGTGAGAGCTAATGTGCCATATTAAGCAGAAAGTTTGTAGTTTGCAATTATTCTGCACTGTCAGCacttttgtgtttctctccctgtgtgctgcaggtgaagcGAACCAACTTGAAGAAGCCGTCTTCAGAGCGAACAGGCCACGGCCTGAGGGTCAAGTTTAACCCTCTCGCTCTGCTGCTGGACGCATCGTTAGAGGGAGAGTTCGATCTGGTGCAGAGGATCATATATGAGGTAACACAAGATTATATTGTTACACTATTTGTATTATAATATTCTCATATTGGAGATTTGTAATGCTTATTAACTGTCTGCGAattgaaaatcaaatcaagtttGTTTTCATAGCTCAATTGTACAGTGAGTACAAGCCTGCATTAATAATGGTTTGCAAATATGCTTTGCAAGGAAACTCAGGAGTGCAGTTGGACCCACTGGTTGGAAAATAGCAATCATGTATAAAAACATTAACAGAAAGTTATAATAATCTGTAATGAATCAAAATCGAACAGGGGGTTTACCATGTTTGGAATAGATGTGAAGTCCAATATACCACAAGAAAAGTCTGAAAAGGTAAATCCAGTATCAGTTTTTTACATCAGTTCAGGTTCAGGGGGCGAAATAGGTGGTGTAGGGGATAGGGGGAAGACTCATATGATGGGACAACTGAGAGGATTCAGAGGATGCGTGGCATGGTGGATGAGGAAAGGTTAGGCAGGTGTAGAACAGGATAGCTTGATGGTTGGAGGCCAGCTCCAGGCCAGGGTGAGGAACACTGAATCCTAGGAGCGGGAACACTGAGCGGATCATTTGGTTTCATGGAAGTGTACAAGTAGAAATTTATGCTGAAGCTGCAAATTAGGTCACAGAACAGTAGCATACATTAGCATACATTGTGAAAGCTAGTGGACCAAGCAAGCCTTGAGGGACACCATGCCTTACTGTGTGCTGTGGTGTGGTCTAAACCTCGACCAGATGGTATCAAAAAGATAATACAGCTATGGGAGGTTGGTTTGAGGCTGCAGAATGTTTCAAGATTGTAGTGAAGTGAGAGAATCTTCTATTGAGCCCCTAAAATTTTGGCTGTTGAGCAGGGCCGGATATCATCAGGCACCGTTCTCGTACTTCCAACGGCGTTTAGCTCCTAAAATGATGTGCTTTTGATACAGTTCAGTGTTGAAACACACTTTACCTTATGCAATAGCTGAATATTTGTACATGCCAACATTTActgtacacccacacacagattGTCTCAACAGATCTTCCAATAACTGGAAGATTTTGCAGCTTTGCAATACCTTCATGGCAATACCTCCAAAGTACAATATCTTTGATCCTCGGCAGCTCTGTCAGGAGAGAGGTGGTCTCAGGTGTCAGATGTGGAAAGTTACTGCTGAGCACTCACACTCTGTATCTCAGTGGtttacagcagcacacagctacTGAGAACAAAGCCTTCAATCTTTAAAAGCAAACCCTCATCTATCTCTGACATATTTGACTTGGAGCCTGGACAGAAGTGCTTACTGACTCTCCAAACTGCAAACTATAGCTGATACTCTCAAGGAAACTTTCAGATGCTTCACCTCCAGAACAAGCTCAGTTTGACGTTGTCGTACCCCGAGGCAGTACGACTCAACAGCTCCTGAGCTGTTCAAAAAATGTTGCACTATCCTGAGTTTTACAGTGAATTCAGGTACTTGACTCTTCTACAGTATTGTGTTCTCCACCGgggtttttagattttttagatttttcattGTTGCTGCATAAAGCCATTTATTCTAATCAGTCTAATATCCCtattttttgtgattatttctgtatttaagGTGGAAAATCCCAGTATGCCTAATGATGAAGGCATAACTCCTCTTCATAATGCTGTCTGCGCCGGCCATCACCATATTGTTAAGTTCCTGCTGGACTTTGGAGTAAATGTAAACGCAGCCGACAGTGACGGATGGTCAGTACCTTCAATGAGGCATTCAGCCATGTAATAATCCAGAGCAATAACGGAACACTGGCTGCTGAAGGACTACAGGGTGTTTGGGAAATGAACACACTCTGTGGCAGTGATACTGGAGCTCAGCTCAGAGGCAACAATGACAGAGATAATTGCATTTCTAAATTCAGTTTTGACTCAGCTGCCTTAGCAGTATTGAAAGAGGAGATTACCAAGTCTAATGAGGATCTGTATTCAGAAGTTACatgatttaatttattcatgtttagTTAATGTCAGCCTGTTTTGTGATTACATTAATTGTGTTTAGCCTGCTAGATTTTTTTGTGCATTAGTGGAACAGCTTTGCCCTTTCTTTACCAGAGGTGACTGAGCCTTGTCGAGCGGAgacatgtttcagtctgtttaAAGCCATGTGTCACTGTTGTCCCCCACAGGACTCCTCTGCACTGTGCGGCTTCATGTAACAGCGTCCACCTCTGTAAGATGCTGGTGGAGTCGGGTGCCGCCATTTTCGCCACAACAATTAGTGACGTCGAAACAGCGGCAgacaaatgtgaagaaatggaGGAGGGCTATACGCAGTGCTCTCAGTTCCTCTACGGTAGgtagacacagacagacaggtggtgaGTCGACAGGTCGACTTCAGTCCACAGGGAAAGAGAAATTTAATCTAAGTTGAGGAAGAAAATGCTGAATATAGGAAAACATTCCAAAAGCAGCATTTCGACCATCATGCAACAATTAAACTCTCCACTGAAAGGTTGATTTTAAACACTtaaagcactgtgtgtgtccCAGGGGTACAAGAAAAGTTGGGTGTGATGAACAAAGGCCTGGTCTACGCTCTCTGGGACTACACGGCCCAGCAGGCCGATGAGCTGTCCTTCAGCGAGGGCGACGCCCTCACCGTGCTGCGCCGGCGTGAcgacacagagacagagtggtGGTGGGCACGACTCAACGACCGTGAGGGATATGTACCCCGAAACCTGCTGGGGGTGAGAGAACATAAGACATTACAACGTGACAACAATTGCAATACATCACTGTGTTCCCACGTATGACTCCACCAGGTTTAACGACCTGTTTCTCAGCCGTGCCCCCAGTTACTGCTGCTACTTCTGTCAAGCTTCCTGTTCCAGCACAGCTCATGAGTAGCTTATAATGATAGCAGGGGCTGATTAACACCTGAAAATTCGTACTTATTTTAACAGTTGGTCCTTGATGTTACGGTTTAAACACGCTGGCTTCTCATTTTTAGCCAGCAGCAGTTTAACTGGCTGTAATGACAACTGTCCCTTGATCAGCTGTAACATACTAATCAAGCAAGCCTTCTCACCATGAGCCAGCTGACTTTCTAATGTTTGcagctgatttgttttaaaGCCAGGATCTTGTAAAAGATTGATAAATATGCACCATCAGCACCCACACCATTTAATGATCCATGTATATATAGATATGGAAATAAAGGAACAGTACTGTTCTTGTATTGCAGTGTAGGGCTTGTAAGACCCAGTACTATAAGGGTGATAAGGCAAAATGTAACATCAGGCTGTTTGGTTGCTTACCTCATGTACcaaaacatacatttcatcTTAAATTAGCATAGATGGAAGTGGTTGAACCtctgaacagatttttttgtaaatttgttGGACAGTTCAAACTTGGGCCCAGGAATGAGTGAATAGATTTCATTAGTGATCAGGATTCAGCATTTCCATCTCTGgatgattattattttgaagCCAAAGCTATGAAACTAGTTGCTAACCTCATATGATCCTATTTTTTGAAGGGATGTTAACCAGATAAATGAATCTATTTAAAGACATAGTATGTCATTTATGCCGCTACGAGTCTCTCTGTCAAATCAATAAGAAACGTTGCAGATTATTCCTCTAATTGTAAAGGTAAAGCACCAGCTCCAGCCCCGTGACCCTCTGAGACAAGTTGTTATAGATAATGGATGTATAGATGGATTAATGAAAGGAAAGATGAAGCAGCAAGTATAATATTATTGGCTATAACAGAGCGTGACAGAATTATGCAGTATTGGACAGGGCGAGTGCTTCTGTGCACAGTCATTTAAGCCTCAgggtgtacagtatgtacacactCCATAACTCTCAGAACTCAATTATTGTCCTAGTGAAGCCAAACCGTATACAGTAGTTTTAATAAAACTGTCCATCACTGTGTCCCTTTACGGCTCAAACCTCTCATCTGCAACTGTACTGTATACCAACACCGGAGGAACTGGCTTCTTAAGTGGCAGATTTATTCCCACACCGTATCTTATGGTCTGCCTTCATGATGTTCAGGCACCTTGAGAACAATGTTAACATGATGTAGTGAccctgccctccctctctctccctcctgctctccgtCCAGCTGTATCCAAGGATCAAGCCCAGACAACGCTCGCTGGCATGAAGCCCAGATCAGGAGCCACGTGCACGCTCGCGGAGGGCGCATGCACACAcgggagaggagcagcagcgtGTGGGCGGAAGCATTAGCCGAGTAAGGAAGAACAAAGGATGGAGGCAGTCGGGAGGCTGAGTGAGGGAAGGACGAAGGAAACAAAGATGGAGCTCACAACTCTGATGAAGcgactttttttctgtttgtttggatgtAATGCTGGAATCACAGAGCCACTTTATGGCAGGATCATAATATATTTTCACTGAAGCGCTGCAATTAGCAAGAAATTGCTGAATCTTATTTTGAGCAACAGTAGCTTGGCAGCTTCACACGAGTTCAGTCGCATGAGAGaagctgaacagaaaaaaaatgaaagttatccaTCATTCGGATGCAGCTTTGAGTTCTTCCAGCTCAGAACATGAAAGCTTGATCTCGGAATTCTAAAGCTGTACCTGACATTTACCCAAATAACCTCGATCTTTGAATGCCGCTTTATTTTTGTATGGtgttgataaaaacaaaaacaaaaaaacaccttgatGGATCTTCATAAAGCCGAGCTCATCAACAGCAAAATGATGCTGTTTCTCAATGGCAGTGACCATCGTATGTTGTCTGAAAACGCCTTTGCACCGTGTGGTGTGAAGGTTTAAATGCAGTAAATTTGCAGGCTCGATCAGGTGAAGGTATGTGTGAGAtgtgaagatggagagaggaaagtgagaaGAGAGATAGTGTAACtcttaatgtgtgtgagagcaagTCAGGTTTTGTCAGGTTGTTGACGGAGCAGCTATACGCAGTGCTGGTCAGGAATTGCATGGGGAGTGCAACCGCAATTTTACGAAGCAGAATCCAGCAAGCTTTTGATGCATGGTGGCTGAGGTCCACATCGACCCATACGAGAAACAGATGTTGACGATATAATTTTATggcatggttaaaaaaaaagaaaggcttGAACTGATATCAAAAGAATATTTTGATTCTGATTTCACAAAACGATATAAGAAGCATCTGTGAATCGTTACGGATGTCTCAGCCTTTTACTCTTCTGTATTTATGTTGactcagctctgctgcatgTTGTCATATTAACATCTGCTCAACTGCAAAATGGTTGCTGCTGGAAAGACAcggaggaaaagaaggaaaacaagaacGTGAGAAGTGAATTTGTAAAAGCACCTGAAAAAATGGGTTtagaggggaaggaggaggagaaggaagtaAAGTGACAATAAtttcatttgaaagaaaacCTCTGCCAGTGTTTACCTGTTAACACCTAATTGGGGTCTGGCACATGTTGGTCCTCATACTGGGGCAATGCTGGTACCAGGCTCTAAAACTAACAATATGATAAAGCAGTGTTTCCCATCGTGTTTAAGGATTTTATATTTGTCAGTCCTTTCAAATACATCACATAAAAGCACTTGTGGCTACTCTGTGTTGTCTTCAAAGTCAAGACAACAGTCGTCAATGCAAACCCAACCTCGCCCTGCCACATTTAATGGTTGAGAATATAACTGTATACATTATAGGGGCTGAATTAGCTGAGAGTGAATGAAGAATCTAAAGTGAAAACAATCAGTGTTacttctgatttattttctttatatttccATATTTCAGTAGTTGTATGAAATCTCCtggtttgctgttttatttaaaacaaagctttttctattattgttgttattgttagaCACATTGCTCTTGTTTCTGTATCTGTCAGTGCTGGCACCACTCACTGCTGCCACCCAGTGTACAGGAAGGCGTTGACACCATGCGTCACGTCCTTTaacatgctgtgtaaaatatgaagcAATAAGTTGAGTGATGTTTGATGTGAGAATGGCACATTGGTCTGAGGAGTGTGAACCATTACCTTGTGTATATGCAACCTGTAACTACACATCTGATGTACAATAATAAAGAAATTATAATCCCTACAGAGGATCAGCgctgtgactgtgactgactCACTCAGGTTTCTCTATAAAGTGATTGAGTccaataaattaaaattaataaagGAAATTAATAGGAAACATGTAATAAAAAGATATGAAAAGGCAATCAACATACACTGTTTATTTAGCAACACCCCCTCCTGTCACACAGacgcagagaaacacacacacacacactcaggcctTGGTAATAAACTGTGGACTTTAGAGAGGCATTAAAGTTCACGTGTTATTCACGTGTTTGCACCAGCAGAAGGCTCTTCACAGGTAAGTTTATTTCTATTTACAATCACTGTATCGTCACATTATGCAAATTAGTGTTTTTGACGAAGTTAACTATGCAACGTTCCCTCTAGTAACCACACATGACAGAtcatataaaaaaataacaaaaaatctATTTGTCCTTCTAAATGAAGGCACGGAAGAGGCAGACAAGTTGGAGGAACAACAAAATACAGGTTTGTGTATTGTGTAAGTGTAGCTGTGACTTACTCCAGCCATCGCAAAGGAGATTTTTGATTTATCTGTTTTCGATTTCAATTAGTTTAACATTCTCAAACAGTCAATATTGTGTTATATTGTCCGTCTGTTAAATATTATAAgggcaagagaaagaaaatggcaTCAAAGCAAAACTTAAAGTTAGGAGTACCTGGAGGTTTAGCCCGTACAGTAACATTAACTTTAGTAACCCACAATTATTATGAGTCAAAATTctaatattattatcattattgaaGAAGTTGATCGAGAGCCACGTTTATTTTGAAGTATTGACCGGAAGTGGTGGTGTTTTTGTCACAGGAGGCTCTTCCTGCTACGCGCTACGTCACATAGCATAATGTAGCGTACACTGAAAATATAGCACAGTTTACATAAAATACACCGCTTTATCATTTCATGGTCGGAGGCGCGTTCAGGACACTGTTACCAAACGTAAGTCTTATTTAATACCTTATACCTTAGTCTTATTTAACACGCTGACGTACAGTACAGTCGTGAAACGTTGCGTCATGAAATTTGTTCACGTTCGAACTCACTGTCGTCACGTAACGTTTTGTTTTGCATTCGCTGCGTCACAGCCAGCTAGCTTGTGAACATGGACGTTCACAGCGCGAAGaacaatttaatttcctcaCGAAAGTTCTACTGTGTGGAGGAAACTTTTAAAGATCGagaaacatacatacattttacacTTCATATGTCAGATAAGTTGAATCGCAATATGTAGCTACATAAATACAAGGAAATAAATGTCACCATAACGGACTTGCTTGCTTAAGATATGTCTGCTTCTGTCACTTgctttttctattcattttttatatttagtaATCGTGGTTCTACTGaactaataataatgaactgACAGCCAACTCTACCAAACCATCAGGTGTAGACTCTGCTTCTTCATGTTCATGTGCACATTCCCACCACTTTTGCAACTAGTACCAATTGTTTCCAGCTGCACATGAAGGCAGCACTGGCACACTGGCACACAATATGGCAGGAAATACCAGAGAAATCATTAACACCTATTCTTCAAAAAGATGTGTAGTAAAGAAAAGTATTTCTCCTGTGGACCCCCCGCTGATGGAAGTTTAAATCGTCCCTGATGAAAGTTTAGTTCTCTTGAAAGACAGATTTGTGTCAGTCCTCGTCAGTTGTTGGTGTTTTCTCAGTCGCCATCACGCTCACCTGTCTGCTCGTCTGACAAGATTTTAGCTAAATTAGGCGCACCATGGCGAAGCCTTTCCATCTGAACACACCGCTGCTGGAGAGCATCAGCATGTCTAAACGCGTGGGAACCACCGTGTACCTGAAGATGGAGAACTCACAGCCCTCTGGCTCCTTTAAGATCCGTGGCATTGGACACCTCTGTCAGCAGGTACGAACCCTCAACCCTCTGCTGGTACTTGAAAAAGATTTTTCTTCCCATCCATTATATCAAACACTGACTAACTAATGTAACATTCGTATTAAAAGCCCATGCTGACTGGCTGTGGTGTAGATCTCAGGTGAGAAGACAGAAACttgctctttttcatttcattcctctCTTCTGCAGCTCGCCAGACAGTCCAAAGGAGTCGTCTGCTCTTCAGGTgagatgtgtactgtgacatAGCACGTGAGTATGAACTGTACAGCATCAATTGTTGACAGTAATTTAACATATGGCCTTTTCTAGGTGGTAACGCAGGTATGGCTGCAGCTTATGTAGCCAGAAAAATGGGTGTACCAGCCACCATCGTAGttccctcctcatctcctcagCTGGTTGTTCAGAGACTCCGGGATGAGGGTGCTACTGTCAAGATTACAGGCAGGGTaacaaataatattaaatatacagtatataaatataaGTCTTTGTGGCATCAGTTCTGATCTGATCTATGGTTGTTTAAACAGCAAATCTGTAATAGTTTTCAGTCCTTAGAATAAAAGCAAACGGTGGAAGAGGAAAGTAAGTAAAATCTTCTTCTCAGGTTTGGGATGATGCGAATGCAGAGGCTCTCAGACTGGCAGAAACAGAAGGACTCACCTATGTTCCTCCATTCGATCACCCCCTGCTCTGGTAGAAACATTCTCCACAGTTCATTGAAGTTAACAATTTTTGCAATGCGGTTTTAATTAATGAACTTCTACAAAACTGGTACTCTGCAGTATTAAATGACTCACTGTATCTCCTGTGTCATCCTtctcacaacacacacccagGCAGGGCCACGCCAGTATGATCACGGAGGTCGCGGACTCTCTGGGTCCTGGTGTGAGGCCTGGAGCGGTGCTGGTGTCTGTGGGCGGAGGGGGCCTCCTCTGTGGGGTCATCCAGGGCCTGAAGGACGTAGGCTGGACAGAGGTGCCCATCATCGCCATGGAGACGGTGGGCGCCGACTGTTTCAACGCAGCGGTTAAGGCGGGCAGGGTGGTCACGCTGGCAGACATCACCAGGTTAGAGGCTGTTTTCTTGGAGTTGGAGCTGTGAGTGCAGCCACGCTGACCTCACCCTCATCTGTCTTTCCACAGTGAGGCTAAATGTCTTGGCGCAAAGACAGTTTGCACGAAAGCTTTTGAATACAGCCAAAGCAGCGAGCTTACGATCATTTCTGAGATCGTGACTGACCAAGAGGCTCTGCAGGCCCTCGAATCATTCCTGGGTTCGTGTGTTTGCTTCCTTGAACctgcattttaatgttcttCAGAACTTTGCTTTGGCTGCTAATGACTTGTGACCATAATGCTGAACGAAATCTTGTAGATGAGGAGCGTGTGTTGGTGGAGATGGCATGCGGAGCAGCGCTCGCACCTGTCTACAGTGGACTCATACGCAGGCTGCAGGATGAAGGTAACTACTCAGCACCTTGCTTCTGTCGTGCATGTCATAAAGCATCTTATGTAGGAAAATCAATTTCAGCACTATGTACTTATTAGTTCCACTTCGTTTACAACTCTTCTGATGGCTGAtacaacagtggcaccaagGTATAGCCGTTTCAGCCAAGTAGTCTGGTTGACAATTCGTGGTAAATGTGTCTTGTGGCAGCTCCTAATTTACCTCTTTTCTTGTGGTTCTTATTCTCATGCGTTATAAGACCTTTTCAGACTGCAGCCATGCCtgtggaaaataatgaaatctaATATTTATGGTAAAACTTCCTGTATATATTAACTCCCTTTATAATGAGGCAAAACTTCTGGACATAACAGAAGATTGTCGGTTTTGTTTCAGGTCGGCTGCCGACTCCCTTGGGCCCCCTGCTGGTGATCGTATGTGGTGGTAGCAGCGTC
Coding sequences:
- the sdsl gene encoding serine dehydratase-like, translated to MAKPFHLNTPLLESISMSKRVGTTVYLKMENSQPSGSFKIRGIGHLCQQLARQSKGVVCSSGGNAGMAAAYVARKMGVPATIVVPSSSPQLVVQRLRDEGATVKITGRVWDDANAEALRLAETEGLTYVPPFDHPLLWQGHASMITEVADSLGPGVRPGAVLVSVGGGGLLCGVIQGLKDVGWTEVPIIAMETVGADCFNAAVKAGRVVTLADITSEAKCLGAKTVCTKAFEYSQSSELTIISEIVTDQEALQALESFLDEERVLVEMACGAALAPVYSGLIRRLQDEGRLPTPLGPLLVIVCGGSSVNVKQLADLKHKLQT